The DNA region CAACCGGATGTACTACGACGTTCGCCGGCGGATCGGCGTGGTGCTGGACGCAGAGCTGCTGACCCCGCTGCCTGAGGTCGGGGGCTACCAGTACCGCGGCTTGGTGCGTCTCAAGGCGGGCGCCATCCGTCAGCTCGACGAGTCGCGCTTCATCGCTACCGACGCGTTGGTGACGACCAGCCGGTTGGAAGAGCCCTCGTACGACTTCTCATCGAAGTCGATCGCGTTCACGGACACCCAGCGGCCGCAGTTCAACCCCGCGACGGGGCTCACTACCTACGACCACGAGCAGCTCGCCGAGAGCCGGGGGAACGTCGTGCACGTCGGCGGCTGGCCGGTGTTCTACTGGCCGACCATCGCCACCGACCTCACCGAGCCGACGTTCTACATCAAGAGCGCCGCGTTCCGCAGCGACAGCGTGTTCGGCGTGCAGGCGATCGTCGACCTCGACGTCTACCAACTGCTCGGCGCCGAGCGGGTCCCGGGAACCGACTGGACGCTCAGCCTCGACTACCTGAACGAACGCGGGTTCGGGCACGGCACCGGCTTCGACTACAACGTCGGCAGCTTTCTCGGGGTGGAGGGCCCCGCTCGGGGGATCGCCGACTTCTGGGGGATCAAAGACGAGGGCAAGGACAACCTCGGCCTCGGCGAACGCTCCGTCACCCCCGAGGCGAGCTACCGGTTCCGCACCTTCTTGAACCACCAACAGCAGCTCGTCGGCGGGCTGCTAGACGGCTGGACCACGCAGGGCGAGATCGGTTGGCTCAGCGACCGCACCTTCCTAGAACAGTACTACGAGTCCGATTGGGACAACAACAAGGACGAGCTCACCGGCGTGCGGCTCAAGCGGCTGCGCGAGAACCGCTCGCTCTCGATCGAGGCCTACGGACGCGTCAACGACTTTTTCACGCAGACGCAGTGGCTGCCGCGGCTCGACCACAACATCATCGGCCAAGACCTGCTGGGGGAGACCCTCTCCTGGTCGGGGCATTCGTCGATCGGCTACGCGGACATCGGCATCGTCAGCACCCCCACCAGCCCCGAGCTGCTGGCCTCGTTTGAACGCTTCCCGTGGGAGCAGCCAAGCGGGGGAAGCCTGTCGGGCGAGCGCCTCGTCACCCGCCAGGAGCTGTCGCTGCCCATCGACGCGGCGCCCTTCAAGGTGGTGCCCTACGTGATGGGCGAGGCCTACCACACCGGCCAAGACCTTTCCGGCAACGACCTGGATCGGCTCTACCTGAACACCGGCGTGCGGGCCAGCATCCCGTTCGTGGCGGTGAACCCCCACGTCCGCGACCCGCTGTTCAACCTGAACGGGCTGGCCCACAAGGTGGTGTTCGATGTCGAGGCCTCCTACGCAGACGCGGATCAGAACTACGAACAACTGCCGCTGTACGACGACATCGACGACGACTCGGTCGACGAGATCCGCCGGCGGTACTTCTTTGCGCCGTTCTCTGGACCACTGGCGGGGCTCTACGTGCCGGGAAACCCCAGCTCGATCGACCCGCGTTTCGATCCGCGGCGCTACTACATCCGCTCCGGCAACCAGAACTGGGTGACCGCGCCCTCCAGCGAGCTGGTGGACGACCTGACGACCGTCCGCTTCGGCATGCGGCACCGCTTGCAGACCAAGCGCGGCGGGGCAGGGCGGGAGCACATCGTCGACTGGGTGACTCTAGACGCAAACTTCACCATCTTCCCCGAAGCCAACCGCGACAACTTCGGCGAGGACTTTGGCCTGTTCGACTACGACTTCCGCTGGCACGTGGGCGACCGGCTGACGGTGGTCTCCGACGGTTTCGCCGACACGTTCGAGCAGGGGCTGCGGACCGCTTCGGCGGGCGTGCTGCTGGGGCGTCCCACCCGCGGCAACCTGTACCTGGGCTACCGCACCGTCCAGGGGCCCGTGGTCGCCGACCTGATTAGCGCCACGCTCAACTACCGGCTCGGGCCGAAGTGGATCGGCTCGGCCGCCGCGGTGATCGACCTGGGCGACGCCGGCAATATCGGCCAGTCGTTCGCGCTGAGCCGGATCGGCGAGTCGCTGATCACCACGCTCGGCGCCACGGTCGACCAGTCGAAGGGGACCGTCGGGTTCCGTCTTCAGGTCGAGCCCAGGTTCCTCCCCAGGCTGAGCGCCTCGCGCCGCACCGGCATCGACATCCCCCCCGCCGGCGCCTACGGCCTAGAGTAACGCAGCACCTTCCATCCTCTCGAAACCCGAACCCCCATCCCCCA from Pirellulimonas nuda includes:
- a CDS encoding LPS-assembly protein LptD, producing the protein MARKPVIILTEQSRSSKAGRRQSGAIALCRIAALALVLLSLAGETVAEVHFPKPDKHAGIRVAARSASKSIEGEYEVWRLEGDVTIGQDASLVAGREAVVWIDRAEKFDVPTRVIAYVEGASEAPVRIELLGEDGKTPLARQQAPHWFGRLESIGGLTWDTPPPGDGRVQGSSVHARGRALMQADSQLTASAAQPRLDTQVAPAQFAPLAPPPSPAVANAGGFRRVQLFGRGVSTQLESRQLAAGETAVVLSGGVNIVVEGIQAAGLPGALGPIDTIDLETDRAVIWTAGAEALAGGSFEQSEDVPMEIYMEGNIVFRQGERTVYANRMYYDVRRRIGVVLDAELLTPLPEVGGYQYRGLVRLKAGAIRQLDESRFIATDALVTTSRLEEPSYDFSSKSIAFTDTQRPQFNPATGLTTYDHEQLAESRGNVVHVGGWPVFYWPTIATDLTEPTFYIKSAAFRSDSVFGVQAIVDLDVYQLLGAERVPGTDWTLSLDYLNERGFGHGTGFDYNVGSFLGVEGPARGIADFWGIKDEGKDNLGLGERSVTPEASYRFRTFLNHQQQLVGGLLDGWTTQGEIGWLSDRTFLEQYYESDWDNNKDELTGVRLKRLRENRSLSIEAYGRVNDFFTQTQWLPRLDHNIIGQDLLGETLSWSGHSSIGYADIGIVSTPTSPELLASFERFPWEQPSGGSLSGERLVTRQELSLPIDAAPFKVVPYVMGEAYHTGQDLSGNDLDRLYLNTGVRASIPFVAVNPHVRDPLFNLNGLAHKVVFDVEASYADADQNYEQLPLYDDIDDDSVDEIRRRYFFAPFSGPLAGLYVPGNPSSIDPRFDPRRYYIRSGNQNWVTAPSSELVDDLTTVRFGMRHRLQTKRGGAGREHIVDWVTLDANFTIFPEANRDNFGEDFGLFDYDFRWHVGDRLTVVSDGFADTFEQGLRTASAGVLLGRPTRGNLYLGYRTVQGPVVADLISATLNYRLGPKWIGSAAAVIDLGDAGNIGQSFALSRIGESLITTLGATVDQSKGTVGFRLQVEPRFLPRLSASRRTGIDIPPAGAYGLE